A genomic stretch from Thermodesulfovibrionales bacterium includes:
- a CDS encoding NAD(P)/FAD-dependent oxidoreductase, whose amino-acid sequence MGEEKIYDCIIIGGGPGGLQAAIYLGRYNRDVLLIDRGGGRTWHAKHIENFLTQKVISGEEIIRRGVEQARSFNVRIERGQVTRVMKRRYFEVSDGENLYLSKFVIASSGVRDDLPPVENLHRFLGVSFFTCLDCDGYRTTNKKLVIIGNSLETANLAFAMKAMYTEDITLILYSDRLPEEYKEELRDEHIRLIIGRPVKIIGGETMEAVELRNGERIACEVVMSHFGFTLNDEFLGELGLKRDSDKFKYVVSHAYESSLSGLYIVGPLNTGDDQVVVAAGEGAVAALDIKKRLLELEG is encoded by the coding sequence ATGGGCGAAGAAAAGATCTATGACTGCATTATTATCGGCGGCGGGCCCGGGGGTCTCCAGGCAGCCATTTATCTGGGAAGATATAACAGGGACGTTCTCCTTATCGACAGGGGCGGAGGCAGGACATGGCATGCAAAGCATATCGAGAATTTCCTTACCCAGAAGGTCATATCAGGGGAAGAAATCATCCGGCGCGGCGTGGAGCAGGCGAGGAGTTTCAACGTTAGGATTGAAAGGGGGCAGGTAACAAGAGTCATGAAAAGGCGCTACTTCGAGGTCTCTGACGGAGAAAATCTCTACCTGTCAAAGTTCGTCATCGCCTCATCGGGAGTGCGCGACGACCTCCCGCCTGTCGAGAACCTCCACAGGTTTCTCGGCGTCAGTTTTTTCACCTGCCTGGACTGCGACGGTTACAGGACTACCAACAAGAAACTGGTCATCATTGGAAACTCTCTTGAAACAGCCAATCTCGCCTTTGCCATGAAGGCGATGTATACCGAGGACATTACCCTCATACTGTACTCAGACAGACTGCCTGAGGAATATAAGGAGGAATTGCGGGATGAGCATATCCGCCTCATCATCGGCCGACCGGTGAAAATTATCGGTGGAGAGACGATGGAGGCCGTCGAACTCAGGAATGGGGAGCGGATAGCCTGCGAAGTCGTCATGTCCCACTTTGGCTTCACGTTGAATGACGAATTTCTTGGTGAACTCGGCCTCAAGAGGGACAGCGATAAGTTCAAATACGTCGTGAGTCACGCCTATGAATCATCGCTGAGCGGACTCTACATCGTCGGCCCCCTCAACACGGGAGATGACCAGGTCGTTGTTGCGGCCGGGGAGGGCGCAGTCGCTGCACTCGATATCAAAAAGAGGCTGCTGGAGCTCGAAGGTTAG
- a CDS encoding GNAT family N-acetyltransferase → MNEGRYQNPAGSSISIRQATEGDSDFIKDRLRQHNFDVSDFNYQDFVVAQEDGEPIGFGRLRKTGPMHEIGNVTVIEERRGQGIGSLIIRHLIDTSSTRMVVVYVTRDLIPYFEKLGFSVMKEGSKELYDALDEAFRISGKTDTAIMVYEKPAVAQG, encoded by the coding sequence ATGAACGAAGGAAGATATCAAAATCCAGCAGGGAGCTCCATATCGATACGGCAGGCAACCGAGGGGGATAGCGACTTTATTAAGGACAGACTTCGGCAGCATAATTTTGATGTGAGCGACTTCAATTACCAGGACTTTGTCGTAGCTCAGGAGGACGGTGAGCCCATTGGTTTTGGAAGACTGAGAAAGACGGGACCGATGCACGAGATAGGGAACGTCACGGTCATCGAGGAGAGAAGGGGACAGGGGATAGGCTCTCTCATCATCAGGCATCTCATCGATACTTCATCTACAAGGATGGTGGTGGTCTACGTGACGCGGGACCTCATACCGTATTTCGAAAAGCTGGGCTTCTCCGTGATGAAAGAGGGATCGAAGGAGCTCTATGATGCCCTTGACGAGGCGTTTAGAATTTCGGGAAAGACTGATACCGCTATCATGGTCTATGAAAAACCCGCTGTGGCGCAAGGCTAG